The following are from one region of the Flavobacteriaceae bacterium UJ101 genome:
- a CDS encoding DNA mismatch repair protein MutL (This protein is involved in the repair of mismatches in DNA. It is required for dam-dependent methyl-directed DNA mismatch repair. May act as a 'molecular matchmaker', a protein that promotes the formation of a stable complex between two or more DNA-binding proteins in an ATP-dependent manner without itself being part of a final effector complex; Belongs to the DNA mismatch repair MutL/HexB family.), which translates to MSNFIKLLPDSVANQIAAGEVVQRPASVVKELLENAIDAEANQIQLIIKDAGRSLIQIIDNGKGMSATDARMSFERHATSKIRTTEDIFSIETKGFRGEALASIAAVAQVEMKTKTEEEDLGHLIRIEGSEIKEQNIVQTPTGTSISVKNLFFNVPARRNFLKSNQVEMRHIIDEFHRVALAHPTLAFSLYHNDNELFKLHKGTFRQRIVSIFGRKHNEQLVPINEETEVVSVSGFIVKPEFAKKKRGGQFFFVNDRFIKSSYLHKGILEAFDHLLPNGYHPSYFIHLKIDPKRIDINIHPTKTEIKFDDEYSIFAILRSAVKHSLGQYNIAPSLDFTIHPDLEVTTSSTQQPIKEPSIKVNPNFNPFESSKPSSNEIHKTTQFYESFKPDTSEKESLTIESSFTQTIDSNKSNQDLFNDEMISSSKSLQIHQKYILFQVKSGMMIIDQYRAHQRILFERYLEQLTQQKALSQQLMFPINISITEIEKSIAEEIEPTLIQLGFDLEILNESLSIKAIPTTIEQKQVNEIIENLMEKASYQSQLNQIENIALSIARSTAIKRGQNLTQQEVEHLISELFGTSNPNYSPEGKSIFLNLTLDFIKTQLG; encoded by the coding sequence AAAATTATTACCTGACTCTGTTGCAAATCAAATTGCTGCGGGGGAAGTTGTACAGCGTCCAGCATCAGTTGTCAAAGAATTATTAGAAAATGCTATTGATGCGGAAGCCAATCAAATTCAATTGATTATTAAAGACGCAGGAAGATCGCTTATTCAAATTATTGATAATGGAAAAGGAATGTCTGCTACAGATGCTCGTATGAGCTTTGAACGACATGCTACATCAAAAATTCGAACTACAGAAGATATTTTTTCTATTGAAACAAAAGGATTTCGAGGGGAAGCTTTGGCTTCTATTGCTGCGGTCGCTCAAGTAGAAATGAAAACCAAAACAGAGGAAGAAGACTTGGGACACTTGATTCGTATTGAAGGAAGTGAAATTAAAGAACAAAACATTGTTCAAACTCCAACAGGTACTTCCATCTCTGTTAAAAATCTTTTTTTCAATGTTCCTGCAAGACGTAACTTTCTAAAGAGTAATCAAGTAGAAATGCGCCATATTATTGATGAATTCCATCGTGTAGCATTGGCACACCCTACTTTAGCTTTTTCTTTATATCATAATGATAATGAGTTATTTAAGTTACACAAAGGAACTTTTAGACAACGAATTGTTTCCATATTTGGAAGAAAACATAATGAACAACTCGTTCCTATCAATGAAGAAACTGAAGTTGTTTCTGTAAGTGGATTCATCGTAAAGCCTGAATTTGCTAAAAAGAAACGTGGTGGGCAATTCTTTTTTGTAAACGATCGTTTCATTAAAAGTTCTTATCTACATAAAGGAATTTTAGAAGCTTTTGATCATTTATTACCCAATGGATATCATCCTAGTTATTTTATTCATTTAAAAATAGACCCAAAGCGTATTGATATTAATATTCATCCTACAAAAACAGAAATTAAATTTGATGATGAATATAGCATCTTTGCTATTTTACGATCAGCCGTAAAACACTCTTTAGGACAATATAATATTGCTCCTAGCCTGGATTTCACTATCCATCCTGATTTAGAAGTAACCACCTCTTCTACACAACAACCTATAAAAGAACCTTCTATAAAAGTTAATCCTAATTTTAATCCTTTTGAAAGCTCTAAACCCAGTTCAAATGAAATTCATAAAACCACACAATTTTATGAATCATTTAAACCCGATACTTCAGAAAAAGAATCGCTAACCATAGAAAGTTCCTTTACTCAAACTATTGATTCTAATAAGTCAAATCAAGATCTTTTTAATGATGAAATGATCTCTTCTTCCAAGAGTCTACAAATTCATCAAAAATATATTCTATTTCAAGTAAAATCAGGAATGATGATTATCGATCAATATCGTGCTCATCAACGAATTTTATTTGAACGTTATTTAGAACAACTAACACAACAAAAAGCTTTGAGCCAACAGCTCATGTTTCCTATTAATATTTCCATTACAGAAATAGAAAAAAGTATTGCAGAAGAAATTGAACCTACCTTAATTCAATTAGGTTTTGACCTTGAGATTTTAAACGAATCACTTTCAATTAAAGCAATACCTACTACTATTGAGCAAAAGCAAGTCAATGAAATTATAGAAAACTTAATGGAAAAGGCTTCTTATCAATCGCAATTAAATCAAATTGAAAATATAGCACTCAGTATTGCTCGATCTACGGCTATAAAAAGAGGACAAAATTTAACACAACAAGAAGTAGAACACCTCATTAGTGAACTATTTGGTACATCAAACCCAAATTATTCGCCTGAAGGTAAAAGTATTTTCTTAAATTTGACGCTAGATTTCATTAAAACTCAATTAGGATGA
- a CDS encoding rhomboid protease GluP (Rhomboid-type serine protease that catalyzes intramembrane proteolysis. Important for normal cell division and sporulation. May act as a glucose exporter; Belongs to the peptidase S54 family; Contains 2 TPR repeats.): protein MIGGYNRSIPPVTKNLIIINVLFFIATYAFEYSNLTSLTIDLGAFYPDSNYFRPWQIITHMFMHGGIGHIFFNMFALWMFGSTVEQAIGTKKYLLLYFFAGLGAYFLYNLFHFYQAQEIIQQLPIGGVTLNDIKSLPVGNGYTQNESLLTLSSIYTTPMVGASGALYGILVAFGVLYPNAQLMLLFPPIPMKAKYFIPVLILIELFQQYQNNPQDNVAHLAHLGGALFGFIFIRKWKQNRFRVN from the coding sequence ATGATCGGAGGATACAATAGAAGCATACCCCCAGTGACAAAAAACTTAATCATTATTAATGTTTTATTTTTTATTGCTACGTATGCATTTGAATATTCAAATCTAACCAGCTTAACCATAGATTTGGGAGCTTTTTACCCAGATTCAAACTATTTTAGACCTTGGCAAATTATTACGCATATGTTTATGCATGGAGGTATTGGCCATATTTTTTTCAATATGTTTGCATTATGGATGTTTGGTAGTACAGTAGAACAAGCCATTGGTACAAAAAAGTATTTACTTCTTTATTTTTTTGCAGGATTAGGGGCTTATTTTCTTTACAACCTTTTTCATTTTTATCAAGCACAGGAAATTATTCAACAACTTCCAATTGGAGGTGTCACATTAAATGATATAAAATCACTCCCTGTTGGAAATGGTTATACTCAAAATGAAAGTCTATTAACACTTTCGTCTATCTATACAACCCCTATGGTTGGAGCTTCAGGAGCTTTATATGGTATTTTAGTAGCTTTTGGAGTCCTTTATCCAAATGCTCAATTAATGCTTTTGTTCCCTCCAATACCTATGAAAGCAAAGTATTTTATTCCTGTTCTAATATTAATAGAATTATTTCAACAATATCAAAACAATCCTCAAGACAATGTTGCACACCTAGCACATTTAGGAGGAGCCTTATTTGGCTTTATTTTCATACGAAAATGGAAACAAAATCGTTTTAGAGTAAATTAA
- the pgsA|PGS1 gene encoding CDP-diacylglycerol--glycerol-3-phosphate 3-phosphatidyltransferase (KEGG: eao:BD94_3362 CDP-diacylglycerol--glycerol-3-phosphate 3-phosphatidyltransferase), which translates to MKNIPFLLIYSRILIGIIIGFLTFYYTKHQTIWIVSLMFIGLLTDIFDGIIARKLDISTKKLRVWDSNVDQFFWLIVIGSSFYLNFSFVKENIVYISIIVLLELLCYLISYIKFKRTIATHSILAKVWTLSLLGFLVDLILHSTSHYFFILCLFLGIISRIEIILIILKLNKWTTDVPSILVVSKINQGIPIKKNRLFNS; encoded by the coding sequence ATGAAAAATATCCCCTTCTTACTTATTTACAGCCGAATATTGATTGGCATTATCATTGGGTTCTTAACCTTTTATTATACAAAACACCAAACTATATGGATCGTATCCTTAATGTTTATTGGATTGCTTACTGATATTTTTGATGGAATTATTGCTCGAAAACTAGATATATCTACCAAAAAACTTCGAGTATGGGATTCGAATGTAGATCAATTTTTCTGGTTAATCGTTATTGGATCATCATTTTATTTAAACTTCAGTTTTGTTAAAGAAAACATAGTTTACATAAGTATCATTGTTTTACTTGAACTATTATGCTATTTAATTAGTTATATTAAATTTAAAAGAACGATTGCTACACATTCTATACTTGCTAAAGTATGGACTTTATCTCTACTTGGTTTTTTAGTAGATCTTATACTTCATTCTACTAGTCATTATTTCTTTATTCTTTGTCTCTTTCTAGGTATTATATCACGAATTGAAATTATATTAATCATCTTAAAATTAAATAAGTGGACAACAGATGTTCCCTCTATCCTAGTAGTATCAAAAATCAATCAAGGTATCCCAATTAAAAAAAACCGCTTATTTAATAGCTAA
- the pat gene encoding phosphinothricin acetyltransferase (Inactivates phosphinothricin (PPT) by transfer of an acetyl group from acetyl CoA. Can also acetylate demethylphosphinothricin but not PTT or glutamate. This enzyme is an effector of phosphinothricin tripeptide (PTT or bialaphos) resistance; Belongs to the acetyltransferase family. PAT/BAR subfamily; Contains 1 N-acetyltransferase domain.; KEGG: eha:Ethha_1405 phosphinothricin acetyltransferase) translates to MNIHFKPIQESDFTKIKKIYDYYILTSTATFHTEPITIQELKESIYINHPIYLSFGIFREDEFIGFTYLCPYKKRQAYNRSAEITLYFQPEVTGKGIGKTVIQFMDREAKKIGLKNLLAVICAENMGSIQLFKKNDYVECAHFKNVGEKFERILDVVIYQKEL, encoded by the coding sequence ATGAATATCCATTTTAAACCTATTCAAGAATCTGATTTTACTAAAATAAAAAAAATATACGACTATTATATTTTAACCAGTACAGCTACTTTTCATACAGAACCTATCACCATTCAAGAATTAAAAGAATCTATTTACATAAACCATCCTATATATTTATCATTTGGAATATTTCGAGAAGATGAATTTATAGGTTTTACTTACTTATGTCCATATAAAAAGCGACAAGCATATAATCGAAGTGCAGAAATCACATTATATTTTCAACCAGAAGTTACGGGAAAAGGAATAGGTAAAACAGTAATTCAATTTATGGATAGAGAAGCTAAAAAAATTGGTTTAAAAAACTTATTAGCTGTAATTTGTGCTGAAAATATGGGGAGTATTCAATTATTTAAAAAAAATGATTACGTAGAATGTGCTCATTTTAAAAATGTAGGAGAGAAATTTGAACGTATTTTGGATGTGGTGATATATCAGAAAGAGTTATAA
- the ACOT11 gene encoding acyl-coenzyme A thioesterase (Has acyl-CoA thioesterase activity towards medium (C12) and long-chain (C18) fatty acyl-CoA substrates. Contains 2 HotDog ACOT-type domains; Contains 1 START domain.; KEGG: hsa:26027 acyl-CoA thioesteraes 11; Thiolester hydrolases): MTHKTIADSEIEISELMLPSHANFGGKVHGGYILQLMDQIAFACASQFSGSYCVTASVNSVDFLNPIEVGELTTMKASINHVGKSSMVVGIRVESKNIQTGEIKHCNSSYFTMVAVKDGKPVEVPRLKLKSENEVRRFIEAIRRKKAKRDRDELFSNMTIKLEEENITDLEEKYNIKIEL; this comes from the coding sequence ATGACCCACAAAACCATAGCAGATTCTGAAATAGAGATCTCCGAATTAATGTTACCTTCTCATGCGAACTTTGGTGGAAAAGTGCATGGAGGCTATATTTTACAATTGATGGACCAAATAGCTTTTGCCTGCGCATCTCAATTTTCAGGTAGTTATTGTGTTACTGCATCCGTAAATTCAGTAGATTTTCTTAATCCAATAGAAGTTGGAGAGTTAACAACGATGAAAGCTTCTATTAATCATGTAGGTAAAAGTTCTATGGTAGTAGGAATAAGAGTAGAATCTAAAAATATTCAAACAGGAGAGATTAAACATTGTAATTCTTCTTATTTTACGATGGTTGCTGTTAAAGATGGAAAACCTGTAGAAGTACCTCGTTTAAAGTTAAAATCTGAAAACGAAGTAAGACGTTTTATTGAAGCAATTCGACGTAAAAAAGCCAAAAGAGATCGAGATGAACTGTTTTCTAATATGACTATTAAGTTGGAAGAAGAAAATATTACAGATTTAGAAGAAAAATATAATATTAAAATTGAACTTTAA
- a CDS encoding UDP-glucose:undecaprenyl-phosphate glucose-1-phosphate transferase (Is the initiating enzyme for the synthesis of the exopolysaccharide xanthan. Catalyzes the transfer of the glucose- 1-phosphate moiety from UDP-Glc onto the carrier lipid undecaprenyl phosphate (C55-P), forming a phosphoanhydride bond yielding to glucosyl-pyrophosphoryl-undecaprenol (Glc-PP-C55); Belongs to the bacterial sugar transferase family.) has product MKKTRYSKYIPLFLFIIDVVIINLSFFILFYCFGSFKLNSLKNFNRLIYLHYKALIFLNISWVIISIFSTIYKIHRYTGYVTIFNKVLKQIVLFSLVAVPLISGVGTLKENVLFNYKITLFYAILISVFTFFFRSLFVYLLQVYRKKGGNYRNVAIIGYSDYAEKLKDFFNKNPKYGYQFLGYFSNNDIENKLGEKLDYLNYDCSELDEIYCSIDSFNSKEVRKIITHSDQEYVKIKFIPDKDAFLTTKLGVEYYGFLPVLSFRELKLDQSFFRTLKRIFDIVFSSCVIIFLLSWLIPIISVLIRIESKGPVFFKQKRVGLKGERFWCYKFRSMAANNDDEARQATKNDMRITKMGAFMRKTSIDELPQFFNVLKGDMSVVGPRPHMISHDHDFIDDDKRYIIRHLVKPGITGLAQVKGYRGEIITKSDIKNRTRMDVFYVENWSFLMDLKIILDTVLNIFRGEEKAY; this is encoded by the coding sequence GTGAAAAAAACTAGATATTCAAAATATATTCCTTTATTTTTATTTATAATAGATGTTGTTATTATAAATTTAAGTTTTTTTATATTATTTTACTGTTTTGGTAGTTTTAAGTTGAATTCTTTAAAAAATTTTAATAGGTTAATATATTTGCATTATAAAGCTCTTATATTTCTTAATATTTCGTGGGTAATTATAAGTATTTTTTCAACAATCTATAAAATACATCGTTATACAGGTTATGTAACTATATTTAATAAAGTATTAAAACAAATAGTATTATTCTCTCTTGTTGCGGTGCCATTAATTTCTGGAGTAGGAACTTTAAAAGAGAATGTATTATTTAATTATAAAATAACATTGTTTTATGCTATTTTAATAAGTGTATTCACTTTCTTTTTTAGAAGTCTTTTTGTTTACTTATTACAGGTTTATCGTAAAAAAGGAGGAAATTATAGAAATGTTGCGATTATTGGGTATAGCGATTATGCTGAAAAATTAAAAGATTTTTTTAATAAGAATCCTAAATATGGATATCAATTTCTAGGTTATTTTTCTAATAATGACATTGAAAATAAATTGGGAGAAAAACTAGATTACTTAAATTATGATTGTTCTGAATTAGATGAAATTTACTGCTCTATAGATTCATTTAATAGTAAAGAAGTTCGTAAAATTATCACTCATTCAGATCAAGAATATGTCAAAATAAAATTCATACCTGATAAGGATGCTTTTTTAACAACAAAATTAGGAGTAGAATATTATGGGTTTTTACCAGTATTATCCTTCAGAGAGTTAAAATTAGACCAATCCTTTTTTAGAACATTAAAAAGAATTTTTGATATTGTTTTTTCAAGTTGTGTCATTATCTTTTTATTGTCATGGTTGATTCCTATAATTTCTGTTTTAATTAGAATAGAAAGTAAAGGACCTGTCTTTTTTAAACAAAAAAGAGTAGGTTTAAAAGGAGAACGATTTTGGTGTTATAAATTTCGTTCTATGGCTGCAAATAATGATGATGAAGCAAGACAAGCTACTAAAAATGACATGAGGATTACAAAAATGGGAGCTTTTATGAGAAAAACGAGTATAGATGAATTACCACAGTTTTTTAATGTTTTGAAAGGGGATATGTCTGTAGTTGGTCCACGTCCTCATATGATTTCCCATGATCATGATTTTATTGATGATGATAAGCGTTATATTATTCGTCATTTAGTAAAGCCTGGAATAACAGGATTAGCTCAAGTTAAGGGATATAGAGGTGAAATTATAACCAAATCTGACATAAAAAATAGAACACGTATGGATGTTTTCTATGTAGAAAATTGGTCATTTTTAATGGATTTAAAAATTATATTAGATACAGTTTTAAATATTTTTAGAGGAGAAGAAAAAGCCTATTAA